A stretch of DNA from Endozoicomonas sp. 8E:
TTTTCAAAAACCGGCTATCCCGGGCATTTTATTCAATACTTTACGTCTTCCCTTCTGGACCAGCATGTGGGTTTAGCGGGACTTTACGCGGGCAGCTACCATCCTGTGGTCAAAACGACCACATCGATAGGTGGAACCTTGATGTTGGTGGCAATAGTGGGTAAATACGTCCCTAAATTGACGGAAGCGGTAAGAAGTGTTGGTAGCTGGATGTGCGGCTGGGTCTGGCCTGAGCAACAGGCAGTTGCAGCGACAAAGGTGGATGTGAGTGAGTTGAAGCAGCTTCATAGCAGACTTCAATCAGCCAATTTATCTTGTGAGGCGTTCTGGGAAAGCTATGAAGCAAGTGATGCTCAAGCTAAAAAGCTGATCAGCGACAGTGTTGATCTCCAGGCGCGTTTTGATTATGTGGAAAAGCTGATCAAAACGGAAGGTTATGATGGAGAGCATCAGTCGTTTATTAATAAAGAGCTTCAAAGTATTCGAGGCGGTTTTACTGAATTCTTCAGGAAGGCTAATGAAATAAAGAACGCTCAGTGAAGGAGGGAGAGTTGGCATGGACGCAGGACAAAGCAAAACTCAGACGCAGGCTGAGCCTCAAAGAATGATGGGGGGAGGTAATACTCCTCAGGCTAGTGCGACAGCAGGTAATCGGGCAACGTTTAACACTAGAAATGTGACAAGGGAAGATAACCTTCCTTGTAAACTGACGGTTTACATCGATTATGGCCACAGCTTTGTCAGACTCGAAAACAAAAAAAGAGGGGTAGACCTTGCTCGTGGTCTCTACCCAACTTCATTTGTTGTGCCGGAAACTAGCCTTCATGATAAGGTTGGCAAGTACCCCACATTCAGCTCCAAGACTTTACCCGGCAACACCTTCTTGCCAAAACCCTCAAAACCAGACCTTATGGACGAAGTGCTCAGGCCTCGAGTCGATCATAATCAGCGTCATGATAATGAATTGGATTTCAACGCTGCCATGAGCTCCACAGTGGCTCAACCGCTTATGTTAGCGGGCAGTGTACCTGAGGGGGGAGCGGTATCGGCTATTGGAGTTGGCAAGTATTTTTATGGTGCGTTTTCTTCGAGAACGCTGGGGCAGCTGCCAGATGAAACCTTCACCTATGCCCACAAAAGTATAGATATAGATGATATTCCCAAAGTCACTTTCTTTATTTCTCAGCAAGAAGCATTGGAGGTGGAGATGTATATTTCAAAGTATGCCGATGCCTGCAATCAAGGAAATGCAAGCTGCTTCTATAGGGCGCTCGGATTTAACTGTGTTGATTTTGCCCAAGAGGCTTTTTCAAAAACGGACTATCCCGGGCATTTTATTGAATATTTCACGCCTTCACTTCTGAGGCGGAGTGTGGGCCGTGCAGCACTCTATGCAGTTAGTTGTCATCCTGTGGTCAAAAATACCGCTTCGATTAGCGGAACACTGATGTTGGCGGCCGTGGTTGGTAAATACACAGTTCCCAAACTGGCCGAAGCTGCCAGAGGTGTTGGCAGCTGGATGTGTGGCTGGGTCTGGCCTGAGCAACAGGCAGTTGCAGCGACAAAAGTGGATGTGATTGAGTTGAAGTGGCTTCATAGCAGACTTCAATCAGCCAATTTATCTTGCGATGCGTTCTGGGAAAGCTATGAAGCAAGTGATGCTCAAGCTAAAAAACTGATCAGTGACAGTGTTGATCTTCAGACACGTTTTGATTATGTGGAAGAGCTGATCAAAACGGAAGGTTATGATGGATGGCATCAGTCGTTTATTAATAAAGAGCTGAAAAATATTCGGGACGGCTTCACCGAATTCTTCAGGGAGGCTAATAATATGAAGAGTACCAAAAACAGCCATTAATCTCTCTGTTATGGTTTCATTTTTTACTACTACCTGAAAGCATGTGCTCCAGTTAGTAGCCCCTGATTTTCTTCTATGCTTTTCCGAGAGCTTCTATCCTGTTAATTTTATTTTCCGGTCAGTGAGCAAGCTTGATGAAAGAGTTTAGTGCCCTTCTGGCTTTACTTTTTGGGGTGAGTATCTTTGCAGTTGCAGGTTCGCCTTTGCCAGATGCTTCTGGAAAACGACAAAGCATGGAATCCATTCCCGTGTACACCAGCGCTCCAACGACCTGTCCCTTGAGTGTCTCTGATCAGTGTTTGCCTCTCAAACTATTGACCTGGAATGTGAATCTGATGACTTCCTATGACTTTTTCGAGTTCTTGATGTGGTGGTTTGGTAGCCAGGACATGAACGATCCGGAAATGAGGGCGCGGGAAATTGCCCATTATATGAGCAAGAGGGATTATCACATTGTCGCGCTTCAGGAATTGGGTGATCAGTATCTCAGAGACGTCGTCAATGAGGGAATGAGGCAGGCAGGTTATTACATGACGCCTGTTTTGGGTGAAGGGTGGGAATGGCTGTTGTATGGCAGGCTATTCAATGGCGGAGTAGTGATTTACAGCAAGGCGCCGATTCTAGAGATGCGTGAATTTGTCTTTCCAATGCCGGCAGGCAACCAGGGGTGGTGTGCTGTTGGTGCCTGGTATATCAAGGTGCCAACCCATAGTGGAAATTTGCATGTGTTTGGTCTCCATTTGCAAACGGTGCAAACTGATAGCGAAGATGAATACAAAGGTCTAATCAGGCACTACGATTACCTTGGGGAGATCAAGAATAAATTGAATATACCCAGCCATGAAGCGGTCATTTACATGGGGGACTTTAATTCTGATGCGGGTAGAAAAGACGGAGAATCTAAAGGGGGTGAATATTTTCAAATCATGCTGGAAACCCTGTTCAGCCGCCAGGCAGCTGATTTTACTAATACCTCTTTGCCCTATTCCTTTGACATCCATAGCAATGGAATGGCCAAAGGAAAAGGTCCTCATCAGGGTACTCTGGATAATATTCTTTGTGACAGGAGAAATGTCTGTCCAGTGAGTGGTTACCTGAGAATTTTACAGGCCAATCAAACAAATACCCGACTAGGTGTGCTTTCTGATCATTATCCCGTTGAGGGTATCCTGTATTTCACTAAGGAATAAATCTTTAAGGTACGTATTCCTCCTCCTCTTCCCTTGGAGGCTGATTGTCTTTGAATTGGCAATTATAATCGAACTTTCTAGCTCCCTATTGCGCTGAAGGTTTGAGCCTTAATCCTCCGTTGGCGATCGTCGCCATAGCTAAGGCCATGACTCCTAACGCCGCCTTGTCTTAAGGCTCAAATCTCCATGCTCATCACGGGAGTTAGAAAGCACGATTGGTATTAGCTATCAGGCGTCCAGCTTTTTCTTGAGAATCTGGTTAACCATACCCGGATTAGCCTTTCCTTTTGAAGCCTTCATGGCCTGACCCACAAAGAAGCCGATCATCTTGCCACGCTTTTCAGGAGGCGCAGCGCGATAATTTTCGACTTGTTGGGCGTTGGCTGCGAGTACTTCATCAATCATAGATTCAATGGCACCTGTATCGGTCACCTGCTTGAGACCTTTCTTTTCGATGATTTCATCCGCATCTTTGCCTTCACTATTCCACAAGGCTTCAAAAACCTGTTTGGCGATCTTGCCAGAAATGGTGTTGTCCTTGATGCGGGTAATCAGGCCTGCCAGTGCTTCAGCAGAAACAGGGCTATCTGAAATTTCAATGCTTTTGGCATTCAGGGACTTGGATACTTCACCCAGAACCCAGTTGGAAGCGAGCTTGGCGTCGCCACTGATTTTCGCAGCGGTTTCAAAGAAAGCGGCCGTCGCCTGATCGCCCGACAGAATTTCAGCATCTACTTCGCTCAACCCCAGGTCACTGACAAAGCGGGCTTTTTTGGTATCTGGCATTTCTGGCATTTCAGCACGGAGTTTTTCCAGACGGCTGTCTTCGATCACAACCGGCAGCAGGTCGGGGCAGGGGAAATAACGGTAATCGTTGGCCTCTTCCTTGCTGCGCATGGAGCGGGCTTCGCCGGTGTCGCCGTTATAAAGACGGGTTTCCTGAATGACTTCGCCACCGTCTTCTATCAGATCGATCTGACGTTCCACTTCTTTCAGGATCGCTGCTTCCATGAACTTGAAGGAGTTCAGGTTCTTGGTTTCGGTGCGGGTACCAAGTTCTTTCTGACCCTTTGCACGCACAGAGACGTTTACGTCAAAGCGCATGGAGCCCTGGGACATGTCACCATCGCAGATGCCCAGCGTGGTCACTATAGAGTGCAGTTTTCTGGCGAAGGCCACGGCTTCTTCTGCATTACGCATGTCGGGCTCCGTCACTATCTCAATCAGAGGTGTGCCAGCACGGTTCAGGTCGATACCGGACATGCCGTGGTAATCTTCGTGCAGACTCTTGCCCGCATCTTCTTCCAGATGAGCGTGATGAATGCGAACGGTTTTGGTCGAGCCGTCTTTCAGAGTAATCTCAATGTGACCTGCACCGACAATGGGTTTCTCCAGCTGAGTAGTCTGATAGCCCTTTGGCAGATCAGGATAGAAGTAGTTCTTACGTTCGAAAACGTTAACCTGGTTGATCTCGGCATCAATGCCCAGACCAAACTTGATGGCCATGTTGATGGCTTCTTCGTTCACCACCGGCAGGACACCCGGCAGGCCCAGATCGACAGCACAGGCCTGAGTGTTGGGCTCGGCGCCGAAAGCAGTAGAAGCTCCGGAGAAAATCTTGGTTTTGGTGGCCAGCTGAACGTGAATTTCCAGCCCGATAACGGTTTCCCATTGACCCGCCGACAGTGGCCGGTGATCACTGGCCAGTTGACTTGGAGTTGTTTGAGACACTTTTCAAATCCTCGAAATGTAATCCGTTGCAAATTGTGTCTCAGGAGGTAAGCCTGAAGCACAATCTACAGTCCGCTGTTAACTATTAACCGGGAACTGTTTATGAAACTCGGTGGCCTGCTGGAAGCGGTGAGCAACGTTCAGCAGTCGGGACTCATCAAAGTGACGGCCAATCATCTGTAAACCTGCAGGACGGCCATTGGCCATTCCGGCTGGAATCGACATGCCGGGCAGGCCCGCCAGATTAACAGACAGGGTATAAATATCGGACAGATACATGGCAACAGGGTCGTCGCTCTTCTCGCCAATGTCGAAGGCAGAGGTCGGAGCGTTAGGTCCCATGATAATGTCACACTGTTCAAAAGCATTCATAAAGTCATCACGGATCAGACGACGAATCTTCTGGGCTTTTTTGTAGTAGGCATCGTAGTATCCTGCAGACAGTGCGTAAGTGCCCACCAAAATACGACGTTTGACTTCTTCACCAAAACCTTCGCTACGGCTGCGCTTGTACATATCCATCAGGTCAACAGGATTATCACAGCGGTGACCAAAGCGGGCACCGTCAAAGCGTGACAGGTTGGAAGAAGCTTCAGCCGGTGCAATTACGTAATAAGAAGGAATGGACAGCTCCAGATTAGGCAGGCTGACTTCTCTGACCCTGGCCCCCAGCTTTTCGTATTCGGCAACAGCATCACGTACACATTGTTCAACTTCAGAGTCGAGGCCCGTTGAAAAATATTCTTTTGGCAAGCCAATTGTCAGACCTTCCAGAGAATCATTCAGACTGGCTGTGTAATCGGGCACTTCACGATCCAGACAGGTAGAGTCACGGTGATCATAGCCAGCCATTACGTTCAGCATCAGGGCAGCATCTTCGGCGGTTTGTGTCATTGGGCCTGCCTGATCCAGACTGGATGCATAAGCAATCATGCCGTAACGGGATACACGACCGTAGGTGGGTTTAAGGCCTGTGATACCGCAATGAGAAGCTGGCTGACGAATAGAACCGCCAGTATCAGTGCCGGTGGCACCGGCTGCCAGTCGTGCTGCAACGCAGGCTGCGGAACCACCGGAGGAACCGCCGGGAATGGCCCGGGTATCCCAAGGGTTTTTCACAGCGCCGTAGTGACTGTTTTCGTTAGAGGAACCCATGGCGAACTCGTCCATGTTGGTTTTACCCAGCATGACGGAACCGGCTTCCTTGAATTTTCGGGTAACCGTTGATTCATAAGGTGCTACAAAGTTGTCCAGAATTTTGGAACCGCAGGTGGTTTTTACACCTTCTGTGCAAAATAGATCCTTATGGGCCAGAGGAATTCCTGTCAATGCAGAGGCATTGCCTGTTGCACGACGTTCGTCGGCAGCCCGGGCCTGTTCCAGTGCCAGTTCTTCGGTCACTGTTATATAGCTGTTGTAATTGCCATCGAGCTGTTTGATTCGCTCAAGATAGAGCCGGGTCAGCTCAACACTGGACAATTCGCCGTCGGCCAGGGCGCGACTTTGTTCTGAGAGTGATTTATCGTACATGATTTTGGGTAATCGCTTTAAAACAGGGTAAAGGGTTGAGGTTTCTGGTATCGAGCCAGCTCACTCAATCACCTTGGGAACCAGGAAGAGTCCGTCTTCAATGGCCGGTGCACAGCTCTGCAGCTGCTCGCGATTATTCTCTTCAGACACAACGTCTTCACGCAGGCGCTGTATGGCATCCAATGGGTGAGCCATGGGTTCAACATGATTGGTATTAACTTTCTGCATCTGATCAACCAGTTCGAGAATGCGGCTGATGGTATTGGCAGTGGTCTCTACCTGATTGTCATCTATGGACAAGCGCGCCAAATGGGCAAGCTTCTGAATTTCAGAGGCATCAATGGCCATGGCTATCTCCGAATTCGGGCTTTAAAAAGCGGTCATACCCAGCTTTCGCCTGCTTTTTGAGGCAAAGAGAGAGCTGGTCGTGAAGAATAAAGGCTAAATGTATGGGCTATGAAGGTGAATCTCAAGATGCAGTCGAGATTAATTCTTGTAGACAGAACTCACGGGTGTCGAGTCAGTCCGGGAAGAAGTGTTGAGAAGTCAGTACCAGATCGTCAGAAGCAGGTTTGAGTCGGAACCACAAAGACATACGGGCTTTGTGGTTCCTTCAGAGTATTACGCCGCTTGCACGTGGGCTTGGGCTTCGAGTTTTTCAACCAGCTCAGGCTCGAGCTTCAGCTGTCTACCCAGCTCCTCAAGATAGTTTTTTTCCATAGCATTTTGTTCATCCACAACGAGAAGGGAGGCAAGATAGACCTCGGAGGCTTCTTCAGGACCGAACACTTCATTAGCTACTTCTGCCGGATCAAGAGGTTTTTTCAATTCCTGCTGTACAAATTGATTCAGTTCTTGACTGGTTCCCATTGACTCGAAGGCTTTATGGATTCTTTCTCTTTCGGCGTCATCCACGTGGCCGTCGGCTTTGGCGGCGGCAATCATCGCCATCAGAATAACCTGGTTCTGCCTTTCTTCATTTTCCTGCTGCAATTCCATATCGCTGGAGTCTTGTGGGTTATCTTCAGGCTGATTGGCCCAGCCCTTGTAGGTTTTCAGTGCCAATGCTCCCAAGGCTGCTGCACCACCCGCTTCGGCTGCCTTACCTGCCATCGTGCAGCCTTTTTTGGCGTCAAGAAGGAGAGACAAAGCACCGCCAGTCAAAGCGCCTTTTCCGAAGCCGGAAAAAATTGAGCCGCCTTCGCTGCCTGATGAAGGGGTTTTCAGTTCATCCAGTTTGTGTTTACCTTCATTGATCAGGGAAGAACCTGAGTTAACAACTTGATTAAATAAACCTTTAAAATCCATAACGGCCTCCCGTTCAGATTCTTTTCATAACGGGGATACTATACGTGTGTTTATCTGCTCAGCATGAATAGGCAGGGTAAAGGTTCGTTAGGATCGGGTAAGGATTATCAAAAGTTTTAAAAAAAGTCAGTACGAACGTAATAAATTCGAGTTTTTGTGTACGAAGTACGTGTTTTTAATCGGCCAGCAGTTTAACTCAAATAGTTCGGAAAAGGCCAAGCGCAGGTCCAGAATTTTTCATTTTATTTCAAAATTATGAATGGTGGCCATTGAGAACGCAAGCTATCTGCATTAGGTTAATCTATGGTCTGTCTTGAATAGCTTAAGTGGCAATCCTCCTTTTTGACCCTGAGTAGCTCTTATTGGACCATGTAGATTGCGGAATTGTCGCTTGCTCTGAGTACTGTGCATTGATAGAGTTTGCGGCATTTAAAGAAAGCCTTGAATCAAGGTAATACAGAAAATGCTGAAAAGGTTACGGGGTCTGTTTTCCAGCGATTTGTCGATCGACTTGGGAACGGCTAACACACTGGTCTATGTCCGCGAAAAGGGAATAGTCCTGAATGAGCCATCGGTTGTGGCCATTCGAAACTTGGGACCACAGAAAAGCGTAGTCGCGGTAGGCGCTGATGCCAAGCGCATGTTGGGAAGAACCCCAGGCAATATTACTGCCATCCGCCCCATGAAAGATGGTGTGATTGCAGACTTTGATGTCTGCGAGCGCATGCTTCAGCATTTTATTAATAAAGTGCATGAGAACAGTTTTATCCAGCCCAGTCCTCGAGTACTGGTCTGTGTTCCCTGCAAGTCCACCAAAGTGGAACGCAGAGCCATTCGTGAATCCGTTCTGGGTGCTGGTGCCCGTGAAGTTTATCTGATTGAAGAGCCCATGGCAGCTGCTATTGGTGCAGGTTTGCCGGTAGAGGAAGCCAGTGGTTCCATGGTGGTCGATATTGGTGGTGGTACCACTGAGATTGCTATTATCTCTCTGAGCGGTGTTGTCTATTCCGAGTCTGTAAGAGTGGGTGGAGACCGTTTTGATGATGCGATCGTAACCTATGTTCGTCGCAACTATGGTAGTCTTATTGGTGATTCAACCGCTGAGCGCATCAAGCAGGAGATTGCGATTGCCTATGCCAGCGATGAGCTGATGGAAATCGACGTCCGTGGTCGTAATCTTGCTGAAGGTATTCCCCGCAGCTTTACCCTGAACAGCAGTGAAATTCT
This window harbors:
- a CDS encoding sphingomyelin phosphodiesterase, yielding MKEFSALLALLFGVSIFAVAGSPLPDASGKRQSMESIPVYTSAPTTCPLSVSDQCLPLKLLTWNVNLMTSYDFFEFLMWWFGSQDMNDPEMRAREIAHYMSKRDYHIVALQELGDQYLRDVVNEGMRQAGYYMTPVLGEGWEWLLYGRLFNGGVVIYSKAPILEMREFVFPMPAGNQGWCAVGAWYIKVPTHSGNLHVFGLHLQTVQTDSEDEYKGLIRHYDYLGEIKNKLNIPSHEAVIYMGDFNSDAGRKDGESKGGEYFQIMLETLFSRQAADFTNTSLPYSFDIHSNGMAKGKGPHQGTLDNILCDRRNVCPVSGYLRILQANQTNTRLGVLSDHYPVEGILYFTKE
- the gatB gene encoding Asp-tRNA(Asn)/Glu-tRNA(Gln) amidotransferase subunit GatB, with protein sequence MSQTTPSQLASDHRPLSAGQWETVIGLEIHVQLATKTKIFSGASTAFGAEPNTQACAVDLGLPGVLPVVNEEAINMAIKFGLGIDAEINQVNVFERKNYFYPDLPKGYQTTQLEKPIVGAGHIEITLKDGSTKTVRIHHAHLEEDAGKSLHEDYHGMSGIDLNRAGTPLIEIVTEPDMRNAEEAVAFARKLHSIVTTLGICDGDMSQGSMRFDVNVSVRAKGQKELGTRTETKNLNSFKFMEAAILKEVERQIDLIEDGGEVIQETRLYNGDTGEARSMRSKEEANDYRYFPCPDLLPVVIEDSRLEKLRAEMPEMPDTKKARFVSDLGLSEVDAEILSGDQATAAFFETAAKISGDAKLASNWVLGEVSKSLNAKSIEISDSPVSAEALAGLITRIKDNTISGKIAKQVFEALWNSEGKDADEIIEKKGLKQVTDTGAIESMIDEVLAANAQQVENYRAAPPEKRGKMIGFFVGQAMKASKGKANPGMVNQILKKKLDA
- the gatA gene encoding Asp-tRNA(Asn)/Glu-tRNA(Gln) amidotransferase subunit GatA, with the translated sequence MYDKSLSEQSRALADGELSSVELTRLYLERIKQLDGNYNSYITVTEELALEQARAADERRATGNASALTGIPLAHKDLFCTEGVKTTCGSKILDNFVAPYESTVTRKFKEAGSVMLGKTNMDEFAMGSSNENSHYGAVKNPWDTRAIPGGSSGGSAACVAARLAAGATGTDTGGSIRQPASHCGITGLKPTYGRVSRYGMIAYASSLDQAGPMTQTAEDAALMLNVMAGYDHRDSTCLDREVPDYTASLNDSLEGLTIGLPKEYFSTGLDSEVEQCVRDAVAEYEKLGARVREVSLPNLELSIPSYYVIAPAEASSNLSRFDGARFGHRCDNPVDLMDMYKRSRSEGFGEEVKRRILVGTYALSAGYYDAYYKKAQKIRRLIRDDFMNAFEQCDIIMGPNAPTSAFDIGEKSDDPVAMYLSDIYTLSVNLAGLPGMSIPAGMANGRPAGLQMIGRHFDESRLLNVAHRFQQATEFHKQFPVNS
- the gatC gene encoding Asp-tRNA(Asn)/Glu-tRNA(Gln) amidotransferase subunit GatC yields the protein MAIDASEIQKLAHLARLSIDDNQVETTANTISRILELVDQMQKVNTNHVEPMAHPLDAIQRLREDVVSEENNREQLQSCAPAIEDGLFLVPKVIE
- a CDS encoding tellurite resistance TerB family protein → MDFKGLFNQVVNSGSSLINEGKHKLDELKTPSSGSEGGSIFSGFGKGALTGGALSLLLDAKKGCTMAGKAAEAGGAAALGALALKTYKGWANQPEDNPQDSSDMELQQENEERQNQVILMAMIAAAKADGHVDDAERERIHKAFESMGTSQELNQFVQQELKKPLDPAEVANEVFGPEEASEVYLASLLVVDEQNAMEKNYLEELGRQLKLEPELVEKLEAQAHVQAA
- a CDS encoding rod shape-determining protein, with amino-acid sequence MLKRLRGLFSSDLSIDLGTANTLVYVREKGIVLNEPSVVAIRNLGPQKSVVAVGADAKRMLGRTPGNITAIRPMKDGVIADFDVCERMLQHFINKVHENSFIQPSPRVLVCVPCKSTKVERRAIRESVLGAGAREVYLIEEPMAAAIGAGLPVEEASGSMVVDIGGGTTEIAIISLSGVVYSESVRVGGDRFDDAIVTYVRRNYGSLIGDSTAERIKQEIAIAYASDELMEIDVRGRNLAEGIPRSFTLNSSEILDALQESLSAIVQAVKSALEQSPPELASDIAERGLVLTGGGALLRDLDKLISEETGLPVLVAEDPLTCVARGGGRALEMMDKHCMDLLSTD